Proteins from a single region of Desulfolutivibrio sulfoxidireducens:
- the gyrB gene encoding DNA topoisomerase (ATP-hydrolyzing) subunit B: MIQNDTQKTYDAGSITVLEGLSAVRMRPAMYIGSTDVRGLHHLVYEVVDNSIDEAMAGYCDRIGVTIHLDNSVTISDNGRGIPVDMHPKEGKPAVEVVMTVLHAGGKFDNAAYKVSGGLHGVGVSVVNALSEFLEVTVKRDGMRYQQRYERGVPVTGVSRIGESDATGTTVRFRPDEEIFETLQFLHDTLRKRFEELAYLNSGLEIDFRDERTQERETFHVEGGLSQFVKDLNSGESVIHDMIAGEGEIDGVLVQFALQYNAKYKEDVLTFANNIRTREGGKHLEGFRTALTRAINTYIEKSDLAKKYKQKLSGDDVREGLSAVVSVKLPRPQFEGQTKTKLGNSEVAGIVAKVVYDAISVFFEEHPKDARAIVEKAVDAARAREAARKAKELVRRKGALSDHSLPGKLADCQSKNPEESELYIVEGDSAGGSAKQGRDPRFQAILPLRGKILNVEKTRMDKMLGNKEIRALITAMGPGIGEEEKDISRLRYHKIVIMTDADVDGAHIRTLLLTFFFRQYPELIDGGHIFIAQPPLYRVHKGDFERFIKDDEELTRFLLGRIGEDLVVATPEREFRGQDLMDLVERIGLMETRIAESVAYGIPEPLLRAILAFTRRLAPADFESGLVPADFTAFMHQCDYRVEVEEQEEDDEKRRYILFENAARSRFRLGVEFFYSKVYRRAFESIKELDALCAPHAFTLAKKEGSRQVAGLSELMAAVMEEAHKGINIQRYKGLGEMNPEQLWKTTMNPENRTFLKVHVEDVSEAGDIFSDLMGEKVEPRREFIERNALTVRELDI; encoded by the coding sequence ATGATTCAAAACGATACTCAGAAAACGTACGACGCCGGAAGCATCACGGTTCTGGAGGGCCTTTCCGCGGTACGGATGCGCCCGGCCATGTATATCGGCTCAACGGACGTGCGCGGTCTGCACCATCTGGTCTACGAGGTCGTGGATAACTCCATCGACGAGGCCATGGCCGGGTACTGCGACCGCATCGGGGTGACCATCCACCTGGATAACAGCGTCACCATCAGCGACAACGGCCGGGGCATCCCCGTGGACATGCACCCCAAGGAAGGCAAGCCGGCCGTGGAAGTGGTCATGACCGTGCTGCACGCCGGCGGCAAGTTCGACAACGCCGCCTACAAGGTCTCCGGCGGCCTGCACGGCGTGGGCGTGTCCGTGGTCAACGCCCTGTCCGAATTCCTGGAGGTCACGGTCAAACGCGACGGCATGCGCTATCAACAGCGCTACGAGCGCGGCGTGCCGGTCACCGGGGTGAGCCGTATCGGCGAGTCCGACGCCACGGGCACCACCGTGCGTTTCCGGCCCGACGAGGAAATTTTTGAAACCTTGCAGTTTTTGCACGACACCCTGCGCAAACGCTTCGAGGAACTGGCCTACCTCAACAGCGGCCTGGAGATCGATTTCCGCGACGAACGCACCCAGGAGCGGGAGACCTTCCACGTGGAGGGCGGCCTGTCCCAGTTTGTCAAGGATCTCAATTCCGGGGAATCGGTCATCCACGACATGATCGCCGGCGAGGGCGAAATCGACGGGGTCCTGGTCCAGTTCGCCCTGCAGTACAACGCCAAGTACAAAGAGGACGTGCTGACCTTCGCCAACAACATCCGCACCCGCGAGGGCGGCAAGCACCTGGAGGGCTTCCGCACCGCCCTGACCCGGGCCATCAACACCTATATCGAAAAATCCGACCTGGCCAAGAAATACAAGCAGAAGCTCTCCGGCGACGACGTGCGCGAGGGGCTTTCGGCCGTGGTCAGCGTGAAATTGCCCCGGCCCCAGTTCGAGGGCCAGACCAAGACCAAACTCGGCAACAGCGAGGTGGCCGGCATCGTGGCCAAGGTGGTCTACGACGCCATCAGCGTCTTTTTCGAGGAACATCCCAAGGACGCCAGGGCCATCGTGGAAAAGGCCGTGGACGCGGCCAGGGCCCGGGAGGCGGCGCGCAAGGCCAAGGAGCTGGTGCGGCGCAAGGGCGCGCTTTCCGACCATTCCCTGCCGGGAAAACTGGCCGACTGCCAGAGCAAGAATCCCGAGGAGAGCGAGCTGTATATCGTTGAGGGCGACTCGGCCGGCGGCTCGGCCAAGCAGGGTCGCGACCCGCGTTTCCAGGCCATCCTGCCCCTTCGCGGCAAGATTCTCAACGTGGAAAAGACCCGCATGGACAAGATGCTCGGCAACAAGGAGATCAGGGCCCTGATCACGGCCATGGGACCGGGCATCGGCGAGGAGGAGAAGGATATCTCGCGGCTTCGCTACCACAAGATCGTGATCATGACCGACGCGGACGTGGACGGCGCGCATATCCGCACGCTGCTTCTGACGTTTTTTTTCCGGCAGTATCCGGAACTCATCGACGGCGGACACATCTTCATCGCCCAGCCGCCGCTGTACCGGGTGCACAAGGGCGACTTCGAGCGGTTTATCAAGGACGACGAGGAACTGACCCGGTTCCTTCTGGGCCGCATCGGCGAGGATCTGGTGGTCGCCACCCCGGAAAGGGAATTTCGCGGCCAGGATCTGATGGATCTTGTCGAACGCATCGGCCTGATGGAGACCAGGATAGCCGAGTCCGTGGCCTACGGCATTCCGGAGCCGCTTTTGCGGGCCATCCTGGCCTTTACGCGCCGGCTCGCGCCCGCCGATTTCGAATCCGGACTGGTCCCGGCGGATTTCACGGCCTTTATGCACCAGTGCGACTACCGGGTCGAGGTCGAGGAGCAGGAGGAGGACGACGAGAAGCGGCGCTATATCCTTTTTGAAAATGCGGCGCGGTCCCGGTTCCGGCTTGGGGTGGAGTTTTTTTATTCCAAGGTCTACCGCCGGGCCTTCGAATCCATCAAGGAGCTTGATGCGCTGTGCGCCCCCCACGCCTTCACCCTGGCCAAGAAGGAGGGCTCCCGGCAGGTCGCGGGACTCTCCGAGCTCATGGCCGCGGTCATGGAGGAGGCCCACAAGGGCATCAACATCCAGCGCTACAAGGGTCTGGGCGAGATGAATCCGGAGCAGTTGTGGAAGACCACCATGAACCCGGAGAACCGGACCTTTCTCAAGGTCCATGTCGAGGACGTCTCCGAGGCTGGCGACATCTTCTCCGATCTCATGGGCGAGAAGGTCGAGCCGCGTCGCGAATTCATCGAACGCAACGCCCTGACCGTGCGCGAACTGGACATCTAA
- a CDS encoding FHA domain-containing protein, which translates to MLCASCGALLPDNATVCGQCGAPQPLRGPSAQAASGTATGSDAATIFEPLGMRVGAAASRQAPTPSFSAASPAFSGGGGAFAEKSASPSAPPRPGGRSGTPGASEVHGWLVVIDGPDTGRDFRIDGPTFRAILGSGEGSDVFTLRDPGLERLHACLVLDATGLFVRDLDTPGGTMVSGARIERAAVADGDTLTLGGTTLSFRSFR; encoded by the coding sequence ATGCTCTGCGCCAGTTGCGGGGCGCTTTTGCCGGACAACGCCACGGTTTGCGGCCAGTGCGGCGCGCCCCAGCCTCTCAGGGGGCCGTCCGCCCAGGCCGCGTCCGGGACCGCGACCGGAAGCGACGCGGCCACCATCTTCGAGCCCCTTGGCATGCGCGTCGGAGCGGCCGCATCCCGGCAGGCGCCTACGCCGTCTTTTTCGGCGGCCTCTCCGGCTTTTTCCGGAGGGGGAGGGGCGTTCGCGGAAAAATCCGCCTCCCCGTCCGCGCCGCCCCGGCCGGGCGGCCGGTCCGGGACCCCCGGCGCGTCCGAGGTCCACGGCTGGCTGGTGGTCATCGACGGTCCGGACACGGGCAGGGATTTCCGCATCGACGGGCCGACCTTCCGGGCCATCCTGGGCAGCGGCGAGGGGTCCGACGTCTTCACCCTGCGCGATCCCGGCCTGGAGCGCCTGCACGCCTGTCTGGTCCTCGACGCCACGGGCCTTTTCGTACGCGACCTGGACACCCCGGGGGGAACCATGGTCTCGGGAGCGCGCATCGAGCGGGCCGCCGTAGCCGACGGCGACACCCTGACCCTGGGCGGGACCACCCTTTCTTTCCGGTCCTTCCGATGA
- the gyrA gene encoding DNA gyrase subunit A, whose protein sequence is MSEVISIEQELKKSYLEYSLSVIIGRAIPDVRDGLKPVHRRILFAMHELGNHYNRAYKKSARVVGDVIGKYHPHGDSAVYDALVRMAQEFSMRDVLVDGQGNFGSIDGDAAAAMRYTEVRMSRLTSEFLADIDKETVPFRPNYDNSLQEPEILPTKVPNLLLNGSSGIAVGMATNIPPHNLGELCDGLLHLLDDPHCGIGELIARIPGPDFPTGASIHGGRGLVEGYTTGRGSIKIRGTVEVEERKKGHSAIVIREIPYAVNKSSLVEKIAALVNDRKIEGVSDLRDESDRRGIRIVLDLKKGFIADIIINALYKYTPLETSFGMNMLVVAGNRPALLNLKQILEYFLNHRREVILARSRYDLRKSEERAHILEGLKIAIDNIDEVVSLIRSSKTPPEAKARLMERFSLSERQAQAILDMRLQRLTNLEREKLLEEYAELLKLIEYLKSILENEDILRGVIREEITDLKAKFATPRRTRILEDLEGIDILDLIPDDEVVITLSRRGYIKRTRMDNYQQQRRGGKGIAGVQTGTDDFVQSFFTTTNHQHLLLFTNLGRMFLVPVHQVPEAGRTARGAHIANLLPMDKEEFIAAAMTLREFSPQRYFLFVTRRGMVKRSALDLYKNCRSIGLIAVTLRPGDELLEVKEITADDEILMATKNGLAIRFRGHDVRPMGRAASGVRGVALRGGDEVAAGVVFSGGERTEILAISANGYGKRTSFEQYPLRNRGGLGVINMKVTPKTGPVIGAAMVKPEDDLLLLTSANKIIRLGVAEISTVGRATQGVMLVRMEENDTVIGFDLVEGAENVETEG, encoded by the coding sequence GTGAGCGAAGTCATAAGCATCGAACAGGAACTCAAGAAATCCTACCTCGAATACTCCTTGAGCGTCATCATCGGCCGGGCCATCCCGGACGTGCGCGACGGCCTAAAGCCCGTGCACCGGCGCATCCTTTTCGCCATGCACGAGCTTGGGAACCACTACAACCGGGCCTACAAGAAATCCGCGCGCGTGGTCGGTGACGTCATCGGTAAGTATCACCCCCACGGAGATTCGGCGGTCTACGACGCCCTGGTGCGCATGGCCCAGGAATTTTCCATGCGCGACGTCCTGGTCGACGGCCAGGGCAACTTCGGGTCTATCGACGGCGACGCCGCGGCGGCCATGCGCTACACCGAGGTGCGCATGTCCCGGCTGACCAGCGAGTTTCTGGCCGACATCGACAAGGAGACCGTGCCCTTTCGGCCCAACTACGACAACTCCCTGCAAGAGCCCGAGATATTGCCCACCAAGGTGCCCAACCTTCTGCTCAACGGCTCCTCGGGCATCGCCGTGGGCATGGCCACCAACATCCCCCCCCACAATCTTGGGGAGCTGTGCGACGGGCTTTTGCACCTCCTGGACGATCCCCACTGCGGCATCGGCGAGCTCATCGCCCGCATCCCGGGTCCGGATTTCCCCACGGGAGCGTCCATCCACGGCGGTCGGGGCCTGGTCGAGGGGTACACCACAGGTCGGGGGAGCATCAAAATCCGGGGCACGGTCGAGGTCGAGGAGCGCAAGAAGGGCCATTCGGCCATCGTCATCCGGGAGATTCCCTATGCCGTGAACAAGTCCTCCCTGGTGGAGAAGATCGCGGCCCTGGTCAACGACCGCAAGATCGAGGGCGTTTCGGATCTGCGCGACGAATCCGACCGCCGGGGCATCCGCATCGTGCTCGACCTCAAAAAGGGCTTCATCGCGGACATCATCATCAACGCCCTGTACAAGTACACCCCCCTTGAGACCTCCTTCGGCATGAACATGCTGGTGGTGGCCGGCAACCGCCCGGCCCTTTTGAACCTCAAGCAGATCCTCGAATATTTTCTGAACCATCGCCGGGAGGTCATCCTGGCCCGCTCCAGGTACGACCTGCGCAAGTCCGAGGAACGGGCGCACATCCTCGAGGGCTTAAAAATCGCCATCGACAACATCGACGAGGTGGTGTCGCTGATCCGCTCCTCCAAGACCCCGCCCGAGGCCAAGGCCCGGCTCATGGAGCGCTTCTCCCTGTCCGAACGCCAGGCCCAGGCCATCCTGGACATGCGCCTGCAACGCCTGACCAACCTGGAGCGGGAAAAGCTTCTCGAGGAATACGCCGAGCTTTTGAAGCTCATTGAATACTTGAAAAGCATCTTGGAGAACGAGGATATCCTGCGCGGGGTCATCCGCGAGGAAATCACCGATCTGAAAGCCAAATTCGCCACCCCCCGGCGAACCCGGATTCTCGAGGACCTGGAGGGCATCGACATCCTGGATCTGATCCCGGACGACGAGGTGGTCATCACCCTGTCCCGGCGCGGCTATATCAAGCGTACCCGCATGGACAACTACCAGCAGCAGCGCCGGGGCGGGAAAGGCATCGCCGGGGTGCAGACGGGTACGGACGACTTTGTCCAGTCCTTTTTCACCACCACCAATCACCAGCATCTGCTTTTATTCACCAACCTGGGCCGCATGTTTCTCGTTCCCGTGCATCAGGTCCCCGAGGCCGGCCGCACCGCCCGTGGGGCGCATATCGCCAACCTTCTGCCCATGGACAAGGAGGAATTCATCGCCGCGGCCATGACCTTGCGGGAGTTTTCCCCGCAGCGGTATTTCCTGTTCGTGACCAGGCGGGGCATGGTCAAGCGTTCGGCCCTGGACCTGTACAAGAACTGCCGCAGCATCGGGCTTATCGCCGTCACCCTGCGTCCCGGGGACGAGCTTTTGGAGGTCAAGGAGATCACGGCCGACGACGAGATCCTTATGGCCACCAAAAACGGTCTGGCCATCCGCTTCAGGGGCCATGACGTGCGGCCCATGGGCCGGGCGGCCTCCGGGGTCCGCGGCGTGGCCCTGCGCGGCGGGGACGAGGTGGCGGCCGGGGTGGTCTTTTCCGGCGGGGAGCGCACCGAGATCCTGGCCATCTCCGCCAACGGCTACGGCAAACGGACCTCTTTCGAGCAGTATCCCCTGCGCAACCGGGGCGGCCTCGGGGTGATCAACATGAAGGTCACCCCCAAGACCGGGCCGGTCATCGGCGCGGCCATGGTCAAGCCCGAGGACGACCTGTTGCTGCTGACCTCGGCCAACAAGATCATCCGCCTGGGCGTGGCCGAGATCAGCACGGTGGGCCGGGCCACCCAGGGGGTCATGCTGGTGCGCATGGAGGAAAACGACACGGTCATCGGTTTCGATCTGGTGGAAGGCGCCGAAAACGTCGAAACGGAGGGTTGA
- a CDS encoding serine/threonine protein kinase produces MENLEGYDIIEKIGEGGMGQVYRAVHRRLDRPVAIKRLAPHLSQNQDMLKRFLQEARLQARLNHPNVVNIFDLIENDQGIFLVMEYVEGQTARDMLQGRGRLSVAEALMIAEGVLSGLAFMHKNGVVHRDIKPSNVMVSVAGTVKVTDFGIARLVNEETGLTRFGGGIGTLHYMAPELIKSGQVSFAIDIYSLGATLHELLAGKPPFVGNTDLEIMMGHLEKEPPSIDFLPADEAGKACQALIETALAKDPGDRFPSAEAFLAEVRRVREMFGAQKPRPDQTGPEAAPPRIEAGPTPSPPGAESPAEPGLSAAPVTPSRAKGVSGDDKATSPTPVPPLSTQAAPLARAAGPSSQAEKKPAPSAGTPKKGHLGLVAGLGAAVVLAVVVFLVLRPGPQPPGPAPTGTVSPAPDKVPAVSPPAETGPEAEPVVPAGPEASSPAAGPSPTPPVTPQAVPAAMTPDQTAPSGPSTPEAGAPPAADASAPGVPTEKAEEPASPPSSAETPAPAEVPAAPEPAPAVSPAPEAARVAEPAVQVPPEKREIYVGEDDARLREQPDTSSKILMTLDPGTRLVVLEDAGEWIKVSEPDGQIGYISAKLTALSPPAPSTTPKAPTRPAKPAPRRPAQKPAESDQPGWRIVK; encoded by the coding sequence TTGGAAAACCTTGAGGGATACGACATCATCGAGAAGATCGGGGAAGGCGGCATGGGCCAGGTGTACCGGGCCGTGCACCGCCGCCTTGACCGTCCGGTGGCCATCAAAAGACTGGCCCCGCACCTTTCCCAAAACCAGGACATGCTCAAGAGGTTTCTCCAGGAGGCCCGGCTCCAGGCCCGTCTGAACCACCCCAACGTGGTCAACATCTTCGACCTCATCGAAAACGACCAGGGCATTTTTCTGGTCATGGAATACGTGGAGGGGCAAACCGCCAGGGACATGCTCCAGGGCCGGGGACGGCTGTCCGTGGCCGAGGCGTTGATGATCGCCGAGGGGGTCCTAAGCGGCCTGGCCTTCATGCACAAAAACGGCGTGGTCCACCGGGATATCAAGCCCAGCAACGTCATGGTCTCCGTGGCCGGCACGGTCAAGGTCACGGATTTCGGCATTGCCCGGCTGGTGAACGAGGAAACCGGGCTGACCCGTTTCGGCGGCGGCATCGGCACTCTGCACTACATGGCCCCGGAACTCATCAAGTCCGGCCAGGTGAGCTTCGCCATCGACATCTACAGCCTGGGCGCGACCCTGCACGAACTTTTGGCCGGAAAGCCCCCCTTTGTCGGCAACACCGACCTGGAAATCATGATGGGGCACCTGGAAAAGGAGCCGCCGAGCATCGATTTCCTGCCCGCCGACGAGGCCGGCAAGGCCTGCCAGGCCCTCATCGAAACCGCTCTGGCCAAGGACCCGGGTGACCGGTTCCCATCGGCCGAGGCCTTTTTGGCCGAGGTGCGCCGGGTCCGGGAGATGTTCGGGGCGCAAAAGCCCCGGCCGGACCAGACCGGGCCGGAGGCGGCGCCCCCCCGGATCGAGGCCGGACCCACGCCGTCCCCGCCAGGGGCCGAATCCCCGGCCGAGCCCGGCCTGTCCGCCGCACCGGTGACGCCGTCCCGGGCCAAGGGCGTTTCCGGAGACGACAAGGCCACCTCGCCGACCCCCGTCCCGCCGTTGTCCACCCAGGCCGCGCCCTTGGCGCGGGCCGCCGGGCCGTCGTCCCAGGCCGAAAAAAAACCCGCTCCCTCCGCTGGCACGCCCAAAAAGGGACATCTGGGACTTGTCGCCGGACTGGGCGCGGCCGTGGTGCTGGCCGTGGTGGTGTTTTTGGTGTTGCGACCCGGCCCCCAGCCGCCCGGCCCGGCCCCCACCGGGACGGTCAGCCCCGCGCCGGACAAGGTCCCCGCCGTTTCCCCGCCGGCCGAGACCGGGCCGGAGGCCGAACCCGTCGTCCCGGCCGGGCCGGAGGCATCTTCCCCGGCGGCCGGGCCGTCTCCCACGCCGCCGGTGACGCCCCAAGCCGTTCCGGCCGCAATGACCCCGGACCAGACCGCCCCATCCGGACCATCCACCCCGGAAGCAGGCGCTCCGCCGGCGGCGGACGCCTCCGCCCCGGGCGTCCCGACTGAAAAGGCCGAGGAACCGGCCTCCCCGCCGTCCTCGGCCGAGACGCCCGCCCCGGCCGAGGTCCCGGCCGCGCCGGAACCCGCCCCGGCCGTCTCCCCGGCCCCCGAGGCCGCGCGGGTGGCCGAACCCGCCGTCCAGGTCCCGCCGGAAAAGCGGGAAATCTATGTCGGCGAGGATGATGCCCGGCTGCGCGAACAGCCCGATACTTCGAGCAAAATTCTTATGACTCTTGACCCGGGAACGCGCCTCGTTGTACTTGAGGATGCCGGGGAATGGATAAAAGTTTCCGAACCGGACGGCCAGATCGGGTATATCAGCGCCAAACTGACGGCCTTAAGCCCGCCCGCGCCGTCCACCACGCCCAAGGCCCCGACGCGGCCCGCGAAACCCGCGCCCAGGCGGCCGGCCCAAAAGCCCGCTGAAAGCGATCAACCGGGGTGGCGCATCGTCAAATAA
- a CDS encoding TadE/TadG family type IV pilus assembly protein, whose product MSRLSLGRDGRGGRGALRLIANRPGAGQLGAATIEFAFALMFIFLIFIAYVKISEIFLAHSRLRYAAFVASRTHAVHGSAQDAADRIDKDFTLTTSDSEVSLEKTVKLPKAVGTLFGTGESFKIGHAVKTFSEPSQSGDNKAN is encoded by the coding sequence ATGAGTCGTCTGTCTTTGGGAAGGGACGGGCGAGGAGGGAGGGGTGCGCTCCGCCTGATCGCAAACCGCCCGGGGGCTGGGCAACTCGGGGCGGCGACCATCGAGTTCGCCTTCGCCCTGATGTTCATCTTCCTGATCTTTATCGCCTACGTTAAAATCTCTGAGATCTTTCTGGCCCATTCCCGGTTGCGCTACGCCGCCTTCGTGGCCTCCCGGACCCACGCCGTCCACGGTTCGGCCCAGGACGCGGCCGACCGCATCGACAAGGACTTCACGCTTACAACCTCGGATTCCGAGGTCAGCCTGGAAAAGACCGTGAAACTGCCCAAGGCCGTGGGCACGCTGTTCGGCACCGGGGAATCCTTCAAGATCGGGCATGCGGTCAAGACCTTCTCCGAACCGTCCCAGTCCGGGGACAACAAGGCCAACTGA
- a CDS encoding Flp family type IVb pilin: MDRLSDRALGLYVRAQNTVHRVKRGIKSRLRDERGATTVEYALLIAVIVIGIIAAATYMFDPLKDFFKDVVKKVKETAGLK, encoded by the coding sequence ATGGACCGCCTTTCCGATCGTGCGTTGGGGCTCTACGTTCGGGCTCAGAACACCGTCCACCGGGTCAAGCGGGGGATCAAAAGCCGCCTTCGCGACGAGCGCGGTGCGACCACCGTGGAATACGCCCTGCTCATCGCGGTCATCGTCATCGGCATCATCGCCGCGGCCACGTACATGTTCGATCCGCTCAAGGACTTCTTCAAGGATGTGGTAAAAAAAGTCAAGGAAACGGCGGGATTGAAGTAA
- the dnaN gene encoding DNA polymerase III subunit beta produces the protein MFVKVFRNDIIEGLQKSSGIIPAKTGAAFLRTVWLEAKSGALKIFSTDSSLEFTGEYPAQVEEEGLVGVQGKNFHELVRKLPPGEIGMRLDAASGNLLITQGSRKYKLPTSDKSWFQNFSPFPENGVVVWSGDFLQELIDRVAYCISDEDTMQAMACMYFRPDAAESKVEVCGLNGHQFALAAFLNDDVQAMLPSDGILIQKKYVSELKKWLTADEIELAINQKRLFFRGTDRRETFSLPLSYYQYPDYATFVSKLGGEGVSVLSIDREELQGAMERVAIFNTDTNRCAYFQFESAGELALRSQGQESGEANETLVAEFTGDLKKIAFPTKDLIDILGHFHSTRVTFTLTGTEGPCGISGADDPDYLVIIMPMKIVEETYYNEEYIS, from the coding sequence ATGTTCGTGAAAGTCTTCCGAAACGACATCATCGAAGGACTGCAAAAATCCTCCGGCATCATCCCGGCCAAGACCGGCGCGGCCTTTCTGCGTACGGTCTGGCTTGAGGCCAAAAGCGGCGCCTTGAAGATATTCTCCACGGATTCCAGCCTGGAATTCACAGGGGAATATCCAGCCCAGGTGGAGGAGGAGGGCCTGGTCGGGGTGCAGGGCAAAAACTTCCATGAACTCGTGCGCAAGCTTCCTCCCGGCGAGATCGGCATGCGCCTGGACGCCGCCTCGGGCAATCTGCTCATCACCCAGGGCAGCCGCAAATACAAACTGCCCACCAGCGATAAAAGCTGGTTCCAGAACTTCTCGCCCTTCCCCGAGAACGGGGTGGTGGTCTGGTCCGGGGATTTTTTGCAGGAGCTTATCGACCGCGTGGCCTACTGCATAAGCGACGAGGACACCATGCAGGCCATGGCCTGCATGTATTTTCGGCCCGACGCCGCGGAATCCAAGGTCGAGGTCTGCGGCTTAAACGGCCACCAGTTCGCCCTGGCCGCGTTTCTCAACGACGACGTGCAGGCCATGCTGCCTTCCGACGGCATCCTGATTCAGAAAAAATATGTCTCGGAGCTGAAAAAATGGCTCACGGCCGATGAAATCGAGCTGGCCATCAACCAGAAGCGCCTGTTTTTCAGGGGCACGGACAGGCGGGAGACCTTCAGCCTGCCGTTGAGCTATTACCAGTACCCGGACTACGCCACCTTCGTGTCCAAGCTCGGCGGCGAGGGCGTCTCGGTCCTGTCCATCGACCGCGAGGAACTCCAAGGCGCCATGGAGCGGGTGGCCATCTTCAACACCGACACCAACCGTTGCGCCTACTTCCAGTTCGAGTCCGCCGGCGAACTGGCGCTGCGCAGCCAGGGCCAGGAGTCCGGAGAGGCCAACGAGACCCTGGTCGCCGAATTCACCGGGGACCTGAAAAAAATCGCCTTTCCCACCAAGGATTTAATCGACATCCTGGGCCACTTCCATTCCACCCGGGTGACCTTCACCCTGACCGGAACCGAGGGGCCGTGCGGCATCTCGGGGGCGGACGATCCCGATTACCTGGTGATCATCATGCCCATGAAGATCGTTGAAGAGACGTATTACAATGAGGAATATATTTCATGA
- a CDS encoding tetratricopeptide repeat protein, with protein sequence MRAFLTAALFAAVVLIAACGQPGDPAPAILHDARTAYITGENLTAEELYQRYLQEFPQGENRLEAWNRLYDIAVNLRKDMRKAVPIVDAMLLEYASDPAVFPEVVERAAGLHGALREWDIAAGLWTRYIQLPGITGAHRSQARIQLAKCLTLDKKAEQALAVLRECGQSGEESGVIFQCRIEEAGILLRMDQFDAAKTKLQDLLSSSDVDSGRRAQAGFLLGETFEALQLKAEAIRTYESILADYPNPQAVKARLEYLRK encoded by the coding sequence GTGCGTGCGTTCTTGACGGCGGCCCTTTTCGCGGCGGTCGTCCTGATCGCGGCCTGTGGGCAACCCGGCGATCCCGCGCCCGCCATCCTGCACGACGCCAGGACAGCCTACATCACCGGCGAGAACCTCACGGCCGAGGAACTCTACCAGCGCTACCTCCAGGAATTCCCCCAGGGCGAAAACCGGCTCGAGGCCTGGAACCGGCTCTACGACATCGCCGTCAACCTGCGCAAGGACATGCGTAAGGCCGTGCCCATCGTGGACGCCATGCTTTTGGAATACGCCTCGGACCCGGCCGTCTTTCCGGAGGTGGTCGAGCGGGCGGCGGGACTGCACGGCGCGCTCCGGGAATGGGACATCGCGGCCGGGCTTTGGACCAGATATATCCAATTGCCCGGCATCACCGGGGCACACCGGTCCCAGGCCCGCATCCAGTTGGCCAAATGCCTGACCCTGGACAAAAAGGCGGAGCAGGCCTTGGCCGTTTTGCGCGAATGCGGGCAGTCGGGGGAGGAGTCCGGGGTGATCTTCCAGTGCCGGATCGAGGAGGCCGGGATATTATTGCGCATGGACCAGTTCGACGCCGCCAAAACGAAGCTGCAAGACCTTTTGTCCTCAAGCGATGTGGACTCCGGACGCCGCGCCCAGGCCGGATTTCTTCTTGGAGAGACTTTCGAGGCCTTACAGCTCAAGGCCGAGGCCATCCGGACCTATGAATCCATCCTGGCCGACTATCCCAATCCCCAGGCGGTCAAGGCCCGCCTTGAATATCTGAGGAAGTGA